In Opitutus sp., one genomic interval encodes:
- a CDS encoding YggS family pyridoxal phosphate-dependent enzyme yields the protein MFPSYESFKQRADTVRAQIAAACLRAGRDPASVELLAVTKTYPAAAADYAARYGLRTVGENRVQEAVEKQPQCTAKIQWELIGHLQSNKAKLAAAHFDRVQSVDSEKLLNQLDAAAAALGKTLPILLQINAGRDPAKFGAEIEDAPRLLAAALGKTHLRVDGLMTIAPLADDPAVAAGTFATLRTLRDDLAARFGVPLRELSMGMSGDLELAILAGSTQVRVGSALYGSRS from the coding sequence ATGTTTCCCTCCTACGAGTCGTTTAAACAGCGGGCTGATACCGTTCGCGCGCAAATCGCCGCCGCCTGCCTGCGGGCGGGACGCGATCCGGCGTCGGTTGAACTGCTGGCGGTGACCAAAACCTACCCGGCCGCAGCCGCCGACTACGCCGCGCGCTATGGGTTGCGCACCGTGGGGGAAAACCGGGTGCAGGAGGCCGTGGAAAAACAACCCCAGTGCACGGCCAAAATCCAATGGGAGCTGATCGGCCACCTTCAGTCCAACAAAGCCAAACTGGCCGCCGCCCACTTCGATCGCGTCCAAAGCGTGGACAGCGAAAAACTGCTCAACCAGCTCGATGCTGCCGCCGCCGCCCTAGGGAAAACCCTACCCATCCTGCTCCAGATCAACGCCGGCCGTGATCCCGCCAAGTTCGGTGCCGAGATCGAGGATGCACCCCGGCTATTGGCAGCGGCACTGGGGAAAACCCACCTGCGCGTCGACGGGTTAATGACGATCGCGCCACTCGCCGACGACCCCGCAGTGGCGGCGGGCACCTTTGCCACGTTGCGCACCCTCCGCGACGACCTCGCGGCCCGCTTCGGGGTGCCGCTGCGTGAACTCTCGATGGGCATGAGCGGCGACCTGGAACTGGCGATACTCGCCGGCAGCACGCAGGTGCGCGTCGGCAGTGCCCTTTATGGCAGCCGCAGCTGA